A window of Candidatus Hydrogenedentota bacterium contains these coding sequences:
- a CDS encoding DUF1501 domain-containing protein, with protein sequence MTDNTPPREIYPDGQHLLNRRSFLQSAGAGLGGIALSALLAEQGMLSAQASTVPIRPVIDPTQPLAARLPHFKPRAKNVLVIFCSGACSHLDSWDYKPELIKRHGQPMPGNENLVTFQGEQGALNKSHWEFRPRGQSGKMISDLFPNLAEMADDFCFIHSMTAKSNTHGPAENQMSTGFTLEGFPSMGAWVSYALGSEANDLPAFVAIPDPRGVPQTGPNNWASGFLPAVFQGVPFNAQKPIPNLATPANIKSGDEAATRDFLKFLNDKHLERFPGDTELSARISSYELAAKMQLRAASMSDFGNESPETRKLYCIDDTNPLKAGFGKNCLLARRLIERGVRFVQLFNGAYAMGEGVGNWDGHKTLKSQYDIHAPILDGPAAGLIKDMKARGLLDDTLVVWTTEFGRMPTFQKGASGRDHNPSGFTVWMTGAGVKQGFSYGATDEFGYKAVENVATIYDFHATILHLLGLGHEQLSFYHNGAERKLTDVHGHVIGDVLA encoded by the coding sequence ATGACCGACAATACGCCCCCACGCGAAATCTACCCCGACGGCCAGCACCTTCTGAACCGCCGCAGCTTTCTTCAGTCCGCCGGCGCGGGCTTGGGCGGCATTGCGCTGTCCGCGTTACTCGCGGAGCAGGGCATGCTTTCGGCCCAGGCGTCCACCGTGCCGATTCGCCCCGTCATTGACCCCACGCAACCGCTGGCGGCGCGCCTTCCTCACTTCAAGCCGCGCGCGAAGAATGTACTGGTCATTTTCTGCTCCGGTGCGTGCTCCCACCTGGATTCGTGGGACTACAAGCCCGAACTCATCAAGCGCCACGGTCAGCCCATGCCGGGCAATGAGAACCTCGTCACGTTCCAGGGCGAGCAGGGTGCGCTCAACAAGAGCCACTGGGAGTTCCGTCCGCGCGGGCAATCGGGCAAGATGATCTCCGATCTCTTCCCCAATCTCGCGGAGATGGCCGACGACTTCTGCTTCATCCACTCCATGACCGCCAAGAGCAACACCCATGGCCCGGCGGAGAACCAGATGAGCACGGGCTTCACGCTGGAGGGCTTCCCGAGCATGGGCGCCTGGGTGAGCTATGCCCTCGGCAGCGAGGCGAACGACCTCCCCGCCTTCGTCGCCATTCCCGATCCGCGCGGCGTGCCCCAGACCGGACCGAACAACTGGGCCTCGGGCTTCCTCCCCGCCGTGTTTCAGGGCGTGCCGTTTAACGCGCAGAAGCCCATCCCCAACCTCGCCACGCCCGCCAATATCAAGAGCGGCGACGAGGCCGCCACGCGCGATTTTCTGAAATTCCTCAACGACAAACACCTGGAGCGCTTCCCCGGCGACACCGAGCTGAGCGCGCGCATTTCGTCCTACGAACTTGCGGCAAAGATGCAACTCCGCGCGGCCTCCATGAGCGACTTCGGCAACGAAAGCCCCGAGACGCGCAAGCTCTATTGCATCGACGACACCAATCCGCTCAAGGCGGGCTTCGGCAAGAACTGCCTCCTCGCGCGCCGCCTCATCGAGCGCGGCGTGCGCTTCGTCCAGCTCTTCAACGGCGCCTACGCCATGGGCGAGGGCGTGGGCAACTGGGACGGCCACAAGACGCTGAAATCTCAGTACGACATCCACGCACCGATCCTCGACGGCCCGGCGGCGGGCCTGATCAAAGACATGAAGGCCCGCGGCCTCCTGGACGACACCCTGGTCGTGTGGACCACGGAATTCGGCCGCATGCCCACCTTCCAGAAAGGCGCCAGCGGCCGCGACCACAACCCCAGCGGCTTTACCGTCTGGATGACCGGAGCGGGCGTAAAGCAAGGCTTCAGCTACGGCGCAACAGACGAGTTCGGTTACAAGGCGGTAGAAAACGTAGCGACTATTTACGACTTTCACGCCACCATCCTCCACCTGCTCGGCCTCGGCCACGAACAGCTCAGCTTCTATCACAATGGCGCGGAAAGAAAACTGACCGATGTCCACGGGCATGTAATTGGGGATGTGTTGGCGTAG
- a CDS encoding type II toxin-antitoxin system VapC family toxin yields MAGAEILLDTNIVSYLMRGGDLADRYRPHLKGKLLAVSFVTIGELYFGAEKRGWGELKWRSLNAMLSGLVAVPYDIEVARCYGRIVAHRHRIGRPITSNDTWIAACAVGYSIPLATHNATDFDEIPGLAVVTEQP; encoded by the coding sequence GTGGCGGGGGCAGAGATACTTCTGGATACGAATATTGTCTCCTACCTCATGCGGGGAGGGGATCTGGCGGATCGCTATCGCCCCCATCTCAAGGGAAAGCTCTTGGCAGTTTCATTCGTCACCATCGGGGAGCTCTATTTCGGCGCGGAGAAGCGAGGGTGGGGAGAATTGAAATGGCGGTCCCTCAACGCAATGCTCAGTGGTTTGGTCGCGGTTCCGTATGACATCGAAGTTGCCCGCTGTTACGGGAGGATAGTGGCGCATCGCCACCGCATCGGCCGACCCATTACGTCCAACGATACTTGGATTGCGGCTTGTGCCGTTGGATACTCCATTCCCTTGGCTACGCACAATGCCACAGATTTCGACGAAATTCCTGGGTTGGCGGTCGTGACGGAGCAACCGTAA
- a CDS encoding response regulator transcription factor: MGPKILVIEDDAAIRRGIVDALEFEGYATLQAGDAGNGQAIALDAAYDLLLLDLILPDGHGFDILRAVRASRPTLPVIVLTALGQERDRVQGLKLGADDYVVKPFSLKELLARVEAVLRRSPARPGDVHELSLRDVVVDFERREVRLPGGGRAELSERELTLLRYFAQHPGRAISRDELLANVWRIDPRSIVETRTIDMHVKRLREKLGDSAADPAILLTVRGKGYMLARNGENA; encoded by the coding sequence ATGGGACCAAAGATACTGGTGATAGAGGACGACGCCGCGATTCGCCGTGGTATCGTGGACGCCCTTGAGTTTGAGGGCTACGCCACCCTGCAGGCAGGCGATGCCGGCAACGGCCAGGCGATTGCGCTGGATGCGGCCTACGACTTGCTGCTGCTCGACCTTATTCTACCGGACGGTCATGGCTTTGATATCCTCCGCGCTGTGCGCGCGTCGCGCCCCACCCTTCCGGTCATCGTGCTGACGGCACTGGGACAGGAACGTGATCGCGTGCAGGGACTGAAGCTTGGTGCGGATGACTATGTGGTCAAGCCTTTCAGCCTGAAAGAACTGCTGGCCCGGGTTGAGGCGGTGCTGCGGCGCTCACCGGCGCGCCCCGGCGATGTGCACGAGTTGTCTCTTCGCGATGTGGTGGTGGACTTTGAGCGTCGCGAAGTGCGTCTTCCCGGCGGCGGGCGGGCGGAGTTGTCCGAGCGGGAGCTGACCCTGCTGCGCTATTTTGCCCAGCATCCGGGCCGGGCCATCTCGCGGGATGAGTTGCTTGCGAACGTCTGGCGCATTGACCCGCGATCGATCGTGGAGACGCGCACGATCGACATGCACGTGAAGCGCCTGCGCGAAAAGCTCGGGGACAGCGCCGCCGACCCCGCCATCCTGTTGACCGTGCGCGGCAAGGGCTACATGCTGGCCCGAAATGGGGAAAACGCGTGA
- a CDS encoding lipid-A-disaccharide synthase N-terminal domain-containing protein: MTVQDTPLQLAGAWHALGIAGAIIFYSRFYIQWIVSEREGQSTLPEVFWHLSTAGSMALLVYAIATRSPLGALGQCFNIVVYARNLLHLWRRRFTVGPGVNLLLHGFVGCTVIVSVAFLISIWAGELHMNRAATPDAARQAWFWLGLGLAGQVLFAGRFLIQWIATERKGECTVPRIFWQLSVVATVLQAACFVQRGEWVFAAGSSAVLFVYFRNLSLLNVNALETIADS, translated from the coding sequence ATGACCGTCCAGGATACTCCCCTGCAACTTGCGGGCGCGTGGCACGCGCTGGGCATCGCGGGCGCCATCATCTTCTACAGCCGCTTCTACATTCAGTGGATCGTATCGGAGCGTGAGGGCCAGAGCACCCTTCCTGAAGTCTTCTGGCACCTGAGCACCGCGGGCTCGATGGCGCTGCTGGTCTACGCCATCGCGACCCGCTCCCCGCTCGGCGCCCTGGGCCAGTGCTTCAATATCGTCGTCTACGCCCGCAATTTGCTCCACCTCTGGCGAAGGCGCTTCACCGTGGGCCCGGGCGTCAATCTTCTGCTCCACGGCTTCGTCGGGTGCACCGTCATCGTTTCGGTTGCCTTCCTCATTTCCATCTGGGCGGGGGAGCTGCACATGAACCGGGCCGCGACCCCCGATGCTGCCCGTCAGGCGTGGTTCTGGCTCGGCCTGGGGCTCGCGGGCCAGGTGCTCTTCGCGGGGCGCTTTCTCATCCAGTGGATTGCCACGGAACGGAAGGGGGAATGCACCGTGCCGCGAATCTTCTGGCAACTGAGTGTGGTGGCCACGGTGCTTCAAGCCGCCTGTTTCGTCCAGCGGGGCGAATGGGTCTTTGCAGCCGGCTCATCCGCCGTCCTGTTTGTTTATTTTCGAAATCTCTCCCTGCTTAACGTGAACGCACTGGAAACGATCGCCGACTCATGA
- a CDS encoding HAMP domain-containing histidine kinase, whose protein sequence is MKGPTLYGTLFGACLVLGGIATIWLGTTVLRLDREQRAYQEAAALEENARLALWRMDSALGPFIAAESMRPSEQYSAFYRAAQVIDPVSNDLTKQQIELPSPLMTFNSPFIDLHFEAAEDGTITSPQVPDRERQQLATTNFLSPPALTQASETLDKLRARIQWPVLLSQVQRKGAESTMPSPASPTVSEPLDMLAQSNASELQARTSQALVQSNAAPTKVFRNSMAPESESDDGSRQEGPMIPLWHGEDLLLVRTVRTEDGVMIQGCLLNWPALQQWLLGLTADLLPGASLVAEGASTPVTGESPGRQLAALPVLLVPGPLPAGRATYTSSLQIYLLLAVGGIVLATIAVSALLWGALSLSERRGRFVSAVTHELRTPLTTFRLYTEMLATGRVRDEAKRQAYVETLHAEAGRLSHLVDNVLAYARLDRGRVDDRLVETDVSEMLLELLPRLQQRAEQGGMTLTLEGADTVAQVRADPASVEQILFNLVDNACKYAVSATDRRIHIELFAEARVAGIRVRDHGPGIPDRHARRVFRPFTKSVHEAARTAPGVGLGLGLSRRLARAQRGTLLLERGTGGGASFVLRLPMARG, encoded by the coding sequence GTGAAAGGGCCGACGCTGTACGGTACCCTCTTTGGGGCCTGCCTCGTACTCGGCGGTATCGCCACGATCTGGCTCGGGACGACAGTGCTCCGCCTCGATCGGGAACAGCGCGCCTACCAGGAGGCCGCCGCACTGGAGGAGAATGCCCGCCTGGCCCTGTGGCGCATGGACTCGGCCCTGGGGCCCTTCATTGCCGCGGAGAGCATGCGTCCGTCGGAGCAGTACTCGGCCTTCTATCGGGCCGCGCAGGTCATCGACCCCGTCAGCAATGACTTGACCAAGCAACAGATAGAATTGCCATCGCCGCTGATGACATTCAATTCGCCTTTCATCGACCTCCACTTCGAGGCGGCTGAGGACGGGACGATCACCTCGCCCCAGGTGCCCGACAGGGAGCGCCAGCAGCTCGCGACCACAAACTTTCTCAGCCCTCCGGCGCTGACGCAGGCCAGCGAGACTCTGGACAAACTCCGCGCGCGGATACAGTGGCCCGTACTCTTGTCGCAGGTTCAGCGGAAGGGCGCGGAATCGACGATGCCTTCCCCCGCTTCGCCGACCGTCTCGGAGCCGCTGGATATGCTTGCGCAGAGCAACGCGTCCGAGTTGCAGGCGCGCACCTCGCAGGCGCTGGTGCAGAGCAACGCCGCGCCGACAAAAGTCTTTCGAAACTCGATGGCGCCTGAAAGTGAATCGGATGACGGCAGCCGTCAGGAAGGGCCCATGATCCCGTTGTGGCATGGAGAGGATCTGCTCCTCGTGCGCACAGTGCGGACGGAGGACGGGGTAATGATTCAGGGTTGCCTGCTCAATTGGCCGGCGCTGCAGCAGTGGCTTCTGGGGCTGACGGCCGATCTGCTCCCGGGCGCCTCCCTCGTCGCGGAGGGGGCGTCCACGCCAGTGACCGGGGAGAGCCCCGGCCGACAGCTTGCCGCGCTTCCGGTGCTGCTGGTCCCTGGACCCTTGCCAGCGGGCAGGGCAACCTATACCTCGTCCCTGCAGATTTACCTGCTGCTTGCGGTCGGCGGCATCGTGCTGGCCACCATCGCGGTGTCCGCCTTGCTCTGGGGGGCGCTCTCGCTCAGCGAGCGGCGCGGTCGCTTCGTATCCGCCGTGACCCATGAACTGCGCACGCCGCTGACCACCTTCCGGCTCTATACCGAGATGCTGGCAACCGGCAGGGTACGGGACGAGGCAAAGCGCCAGGCCTATGTGGAAACGCTCCATGCGGAGGCGGGGCGTCTGTCCCATCTGGTGGATAATGTGCTCGCCTATGCGCGCCTCGACCGGGGCCGCGTCGATGATCGACTGGTCGAGACGGACGTTTCAGAAATGCTGCTGGAGCTCCTGCCCCGGCTCCAGCAACGGGCGGAACAGGGCGGTATGACCCTGACGCTGGAAGGGGCGGACACGGTGGCGCAGGTACGGGCGGATCCGGCATCGGTCGAGCAGATACTATTCAATCTGGTTGACAACGCCTGCAAGTACGCGGTTTCGGCGACTGACCGGCGGATCCATATTGAGCTTTTTGCGGAGGCGCGCGTGGCCGGAATTCGCGTTCGCGACCATGGCCCGGGCATTCCCGATCGCCACGCCCGGCGCGTCTTCCGGCCCTTCACCAAGTCGGTGCACGAGGCGGCCCGCACGGCGCCGGGCGTGGGCCTCGGGCTCGGGCTGAGCCGGCGCCTGGCCCGCGCACAAAGGGGAACGCTATTGTTGGAGAGGGGCACCGGAGGCGGGGCAAGTTTTGTGCTGCGGCTGCCGATGGCGAGGGGTTAG
- a CDS encoding HAMP domain-containing protein — protein MLSGQNRRFLHSLALRLSLNYAACCCLSMVAVLAVCYLFLEGSLRKRMDSDLAEEVVEYAALLQSQNLQVLEDVLEREAFSEGTDQVFFRILDRAGNILITTDTSSWHDLMNGGTHLQAALTGKPVFVDYYDRERDFHARLLYGVIADNMILEQGESQEGNRALLSQFRRVFMIATLAFVCCSLLAGAYMARSSLAGVQRLTQAAVKITEGRWDHRVPVSRNHDEIDELANAFNTMVDRIQVLFRELREVTDDIAHDLRTPLMRIRGEAEMALAESEADAMGHERCGSVLEECDRMLSLINTMLEISQTEAGAKSMERTEVDLAAAVEDVCELFRPAAEDKGLNLQFTASPAPSVLGDSQRLKRAMAHLIDNAIKYTDSGGQVRVQCESQQGEVVVMVSDTGIGIPGDAATEVFGRFYRVDTSRSEPGNGLGLSLAQAIVRAHGGQIGLESEVGRGSVFTVRIPAVRSHR, from the coding sequence ATGTTATCCGGACAGAATCGTAGATTCCTCCATTCGCTGGCGTTGCGGCTCAGCCTGAACTATGCGGCCTGCTGTTGCTTGTCCATGGTTGCCGTGCTCGCCGTGTGCTACCTTTTTCTGGAAGGCTCCCTGCGCAAGCGCATGGATTCCGATCTGGCCGAGGAGGTGGTGGAGTATGCGGCTTTGCTGCAATCGCAAAACCTGCAAGTGCTCGAAGATGTGCTGGAGCGCGAAGCATTTTCGGAAGGGACCGATCAGGTCTTCTTTCGGATACTTGATCGCGCCGGAAATATTCTGATTACGACGGACACCTCCTCGTGGCACGATTTGATGAATGGCGGCACCCATCTTCAGGCGGCGCTCACGGGTAAACCGGTGTTTGTGGATTACTATGACCGGGAACGGGACTTTCATGCCCGACTGCTGTACGGCGTGATCGCGGACAACATGATCCTCGAGCAGGGAGAGTCTCAGGAGGGCAACCGGGCGCTGCTGAGCCAGTTTCGACGGGTATTCATGATTGCCACACTGGCGTTCGTGTGCTGCTCGCTTCTGGCCGGGGCCTACATGGCCCGGAGCTCACTGGCGGGCGTGCAACGCCTGACCCAGGCCGCGGTGAAGATAACAGAAGGCCGGTGGGACCACCGTGTGCCCGTGAGCCGGAATCACGACGAGATAGACGAGCTGGCCAATGCCTTCAACACCATGGTCGACCGCATCCAGGTGCTTTTTCGCGAGCTTCGCGAGGTAACCGATGACATTGCCCACGATCTCCGTACGCCCCTGATGCGAATCCGGGGGGAGGCGGAGATGGCACTGGCGGAGTCGGAAGCGGACGCCATGGGCCATGAGCGCTGCGGCAGTGTGCTGGAAGAGTGCGACCGGATGCTGAGCCTCATCAACACGATGCTTGAGATCTCCCAGACGGAAGCCGGGGCAAAATCCATGGAGCGGACGGAGGTCGATCTTGCCGCAGCGGTTGAGGACGTGTGTGAACTCTTCCGCCCCGCAGCGGAGGACAAGGGGCTGAATCTGCAGTTCACGGCCTCCCCGGCACCATCCGTTCTGGGCGACTCGCAGCGGCTGAAGCGGGCTATGGCGCACCTTATCGACAATGCGATCAAGTACACCGATAGCGGCGGTCAGGTCCGCGTGCAGTGCGAGTCGCAGCAGGGCGAAGTGGTGGTGATGGTGAGCGATACGGGTATCGGAATCCCTGGCGATGCCGCAACGGAGGTGTTCGGCCGATTCTACCGCGTAGATACCAGCCGCTCGGAGCCGGGCAATGGGCTTGGGCTGAGTCTGGCCCAGGCCATCGTGCGGGCCCATGGCGGCCAGATCGGGCTCGAGAGCGAGGTGGGGCGCGGGAGCGTCTTTACCGTTCGGATTCCCGCGGTGCGGTCCCATCGGTAG
- a CDS encoding response regulator transcription factor: protein MHVLVVEDDRKISDFIVQGLRQEGCVVDSADNGIDGFQMAMADGYDAAVVDVMLPRMNGLDLIQDLRREGNLMPVLILSARNSVDDRIKGLQAGGDDYLVKPFSFAELIARLQALVRRATATAEPTTLTVADLTLDLIRRTATRSGQLIDLQPREFALLEYLVRNRGKIVSKTMIMDQVWGYDFDPSTNVVESRMSRLRDKLDRDFDTPMIRTIRGAGYVIRTES, encoded by the coding sequence ATGCACGTACTCGTGGTCGAAGACGACCGAAAGATTTCCGATTTCATTGTCCAGGGGCTTCGGCAGGAGGGGTGTGTCGTGGATTCTGCCGACAATGGAATCGATGGTTTTCAAATGGCCATGGCCGACGGATACGACGCCGCCGTGGTGGACGTGATGCTGCCCAGAATGAACGGGCTTGATCTCATTCAGGATTTGCGCCGCGAAGGCAATCTGATGCCGGTGCTGATCCTCAGCGCGAGAAATTCCGTGGACGACCGAATCAAGGGGCTGCAGGCCGGCGGCGACGACTATCTGGTCAAGCCATTTTCCTTTGCCGAATTGATCGCCCGCCTGCAGGCCCTTGTGCGCCGGGCCACCGCCACGGCGGAGCCGACTACGTTGACGGTGGCTGATCTTACCCTTGATCTGATTCGCCGCACGGCCACACGTTCCGGACAGCTTATCGACCTCCAGCCGAGGGAATTTGCGTTGCTGGAATACCTCGTCCGAAATCGCGGGAAAATTGTCTCGAAAACCATGATCATGGATCAGGTCTGGGGCTATGATTTCGACCCGAGCACCAACGTGGTCGAGTCCCGCATGAGTCGGTTGCGGGACAAGCTGGACCGTGATTTCGACACGCCGATGATTCGAACGATTCGGGGGGCGGGCTATGTTATCCGGACAGAATCGTAG